The Thunnus albacares chromosome 11, fThuAlb1.1, whole genome shotgun sequence genome contains a region encoding:
- the pnkd gene encoding probable hydrolase PNKD isoform X1 — protein sequence MALPDWMVTLTATASFFCFLCLCVRFRRTGQALWRHLFSKIMARTERPLFRIAYTLYTRTRLGYMYYKRQVRKAREHYPSGHSTALPMEFNGIKIIPISVLSDNYSYLVIDTASSVAVVVDPADPQTVQAVLKEEGVMLEAILCTHKHWDHSGGNKGLKRLHSSCRVYGNAADNIPGLTHPLSHKDSVTVGRLHFKALFTPGHTVGHMIYLLDGRAVGAPSSLFSGDLVFLSGCGRMFEGSATTMLSSLDTVGSLSDDTLLWPGHEYAEDNLLFAAEVEPRNTARENKYQWVLQQRGQKLCTSPSTIGEEKEYNPFLRSHSPELHLALGLQQLQDEDWTQFRARVLEELRKRKDLYNRR from the exons ATGGCGCTTCCTGACTGGATGGTTACGCTGACTGCCACCGCAtccttcttctgcttcttatgTTTATGTGTCCGCTTCAGACGCACAGGACAAGCGCTGTGGAGACATTTGTTCAGTAAGATAATGGCTCGCACGGAGAGGCCGTTGTTCAGAATCGC GTACACGCTGTACACCAGGACCAGGCTTGGCTACATGTACTACAAGAGGCAGGTGAGGAAAGCCCGGGAACATTACCCTTCTGGACACTCCACAGCTCTGCCCATGGAGTTCAATG GTATCAAAATAATTCCCATCTCAGTGCTGTCTGACAACTATAGCTATCTTGTAATTGACACCGCCTCCAGCGTTGCAGTGGTTGTAGACCCTGCAGACCCTCAAACAGTTCAG GCAGTCCTTAAGGAGGAGGGAGTAATGTTGGAGGCGATACTCTGCACACACAAGCATTG GGATCACAGTGGGGGAAACAAAGGGTTGAAAAGGCTTCACAGCTCATGCCGAGTTTATGGAAATGCAGCTGATAACATTCCTGGCCTCACACA CCCTCTCTCACACAAGGATTCGGTAACAGTCGGTCGTCTGCACTTTAAGGCCCTCTTCACTCCTGGACACACAGTGGGCCACATGATCTACCTCCTGGATGGCCGGGCAGTCGGTGCCCCCTCCAGTCTCTTCTCTGGTGACCTGGTGTTCCTGTCAGGATGCG gGAGGATGTTTGAAGGCAGTGCCACAACAATGCTGTCATCTCTGGACACGGTTGGCTCCTTAAGTGATGATACTCTATTATGGCCTG GTCATGAGTATGCAGAGGACAacctgctgtttgctgctgaggTTGAGCCACGCAACACTGCCAGGGAAAACAAATATCAGTGGGTGCTGCAGCAGCGAGGCCAGAAGCTGTGCACG AGTCCCTCCACCATCGGAGAAGAGAAGGAGTACAATCCTTTCCTGCGCAGCCACTCTCCGGAGCTCCATCTGGCCCTGGgcctccagcagctccaggaTGAGGACTGGACCCAGTTCAGGGCTAGGGTGCTGGAGGAGCTGCGAAAACGCAAAGACCTCTACAACAGGAGATAG
- the pnkd gene encoding probable hydrolase PNKD isoform X2, with translation MCCLLKLTGLPLKLWYTLYTRTRLGYMYYKRQVRKAREHYPSGHSTALPMEFNGIKIIPISVLSDNYSYLVIDTASSVAVVVDPADPQTVQAVLKEEGVMLEAILCTHKHWDHSGGNKGLKRLHSSCRVYGNAADNIPGLTHPLSHKDSVTVGRLHFKALFTPGHTVGHMIYLLDGRAVGAPSSLFSGDLVFLSGCGRMFEGSATTMLSSLDTVGSLSDDTLLWPGHEYAEDNLLFAAEVEPRNTARENKYQWVLQQRGQKLCTSPSTIGEEKEYNPFLRSHSPELHLALGLQQLQDEDWTQFRARVLEELRKRKDLYNRR, from the exons ATGTGTTGCCTTTTAAAGTTGACAGGATTACCCCTGAAACTATG GTACACGCTGTACACCAGGACCAGGCTTGGCTACATGTACTACAAGAGGCAGGTGAGGAAAGCCCGGGAACATTACCCTTCTGGACACTCCACAGCTCTGCCCATGGAGTTCAATG GTATCAAAATAATTCCCATCTCAGTGCTGTCTGACAACTATAGCTATCTTGTAATTGACACCGCCTCCAGCGTTGCAGTGGTTGTAGACCCTGCAGACCCTCAAACAGTTCAG GCAGTCCTTAAGGAGGAGGGAGTAATGTTGGAGGCGATACTCTGCACACACAAGCATTG GGATCACAGTGGGGGAAACAAAGGGTTGAAAAGGCTTCACAGCTCATGCCGAGTTTATGGAAATGCAGCTGATAACATTCCTGGCCTCACACA CCCTCTCTCACACAAGGATTCGGTAACAGTCGGTCGTCTGCACTTTAAGGCCCTCTTCACTCCTGGACACACAGTGGGCCACATGATCTACCTCCTGGATGGCCGGGCAGTCGGTGCCCCCTCCAGTCTCTTCTCTGGTGACCTGGTGTTCCTGTCAGGATGCG gGAGGATGTTTGAAGGCAGTGCCACAACAATGCTGTCATCTCTGGACACGGTTGGCTCCTTAAGTGATGATACTCTATTATGGCCTG GTCATGAGTATGCAGAGGACAacctgctgtttgctgctgaggTTGAGCCACGCAACACTGCCAGGGAAAACAAATATCAGTGGGTGCTGCAGCAGCGAGGCCAGAAGCTGTGCACG AGTCCCTCCACCATCGGAGAAGAGAAGGAGTACAATCCTTTCCTGCGCAGCCACTCTCCGGAGCTCCATCTGGCCCTGGgcctccagcagctccaggaTGAGGACTGGACCCAGTTCAGGGCTAGGGTGCTGGAGGAGCTGCGAAAACGCAAAGACCTCTACAACAGGAGATAG